From Musa acuminata AAA Group cultivar baxijiao chromosome BXJ3-8, Cavendish_Baxijiao_AAA, whole genome shotgun sequence, one genomic window encodes:
- the LOC103973514 gene encoding alpha-1,3-arabinosyltransferase XAT3, whose protein sequence is MKPLRTSPRPEARRTGNAFIIASMLLSLCIISLIKARYCAVPFGKLQESTELELAMEALRMVTAKRGDPASKGEKEEIAAMDLKKPLCVETSRRSDVCEAEGDVRVKGSWQTIFVHPSLASQEWKMKPYARKHDRPALAHIKEWTIKPFPDQEPAPTCTENYTIPAVVFSIGGYTGNLFHDFTDVLVPLFITSHHFHGDVQFVIADAKSWWLSKFSLILKQLSKYEIIDADNDQDVVRCFPRVIIGLNFHKELGVDPAKAPNGYSIMDFKEMLRKAYGLERPTAEPSGDQWDVRRKPRLLIISRKSSRVFLNERGMSDMAMSLGFDVRIADPDVATDLGKFARLVNSADVMIGVHGAGLTNIVFLPAGAVLIQVVPMGNLEWLARDTFENPSPDMQLRYLDYRIQADESTLSDQYPKDHPVFTDPQSIHKKGWNELSRTYLENQDVKPHLGRLRITLLEALNTLSHSRKMTQ, encoded by the exons ATGAAGCCTCTCAGGACCTCCCCCAGGCCTGAGGCAAGGAGGACAGGAAATGCCTTCATCATAGCATCCATGCTTCTTTCTCTCTGCATCATCTCTCTTATCAAGGCTCGCTACTGTGCGGTTCCATTTG GTAAGTTGCAGGAGTCTACCGAATTGGAACTAGCCATGGAAGCTCTAAGGATGGTGACAGCCAAGAGAGGCGACCCTGCTTCAAAAG GGGAAAAGGAAGAAATAGCTGCTATGGATCTCAAGAAACCATTATGTGTGGAAACAAGCCGGAGATCTGATGTTTGCGAGGCAGAAGGCGATGTGAGGGTGAAAGGAAGCTGGCAGACCATCTTTGTGCACCCTTCCCTGGCAAGCCAAGAATGGAAGATGAAACCTTATGCCCGTAAGCATGACCGGCCCGCTCTTGCTCACATCAAAGAATGGACAATTAAGCCGTTCCCAGATCAAGAACCAGCCCCGACCTGCACCGAGAACTATACAATCCCCGCGGTGGTGTTCTCGATCGGTGGGTACACCGGAAACCTCTTCCATGACTTCACCGACGTGCTGGTCCCCCTGTTCATCACCTCCCACCACTTCCATGGTGATGTCCAATTCGTCATCGCTGACGCAAAATCCTGGTGGCTGAGCAAGTTCAGCTTAATCCTCAAGCAGCTGTCCAAGTACGAGATCATCGACGCCGACAACGACCAAGACGTGGTGCGATGCTTCCCTCGTGTGATCATAGGACTCAACTTCCACAAGGAACTGGGCGTCGACCCTGCCAAGGCTCCAAACGGATACTCCATTATGGACTTCAAGGAGATGCTGAGGAAAGCGTACGGCCTAGAGAGGCCGACGGCAGAACCGTCGGGTGACCAATGGGACGTAAGGAGGAAGCCCAGGTTGCTGATCATATCTCGCAAGAGCTCGAGAGTGTTCTTGAACGAGAGGGGGATGTCGGACATGGCCATGAGTCTTGGATTCGACGTGAGGATCGCCGACCCCGATGTAGCCACCGACTTGGGCAAGTTCGCGAGGCTGGTGAACTCCGCCGACGTGATGATCGGAGTCCATGGCGCCGGGCTCACCAACATCGTCTTCCTCCCTGCAGGGGCTGTGCTCATCCAGGTTGTTCCCATGGGCAACCTGGAGTGGCTGGCAAGAGACACCTTCGAGAATCCATCACCAGATATGCAGCTCAGGTACTTGGACTACCGCATCCAAGCGGATGAGAGCACGCTTAGTGACCAATACCCGAAAGATCACCCTGTGTTCACAGATCCCCAATCAATCCACAAGAAAGGCTGGAATGAGCTGAGCAGAACATACTTGGAGAACCAAGATGTGAAGCCTCATCTGGGCAGGCTGAGGATCACATTGTTAGAGGCTCTCAACACATTGTCGCACAGCCGCAAGATGACTCAGTGA